GCCGAGACCGGCTTCTACGACCAGTCGCATCTCAGCCGCCACTTCAAACGCCTGGTCGGAGTGGCGCCGGGCCGCTACCGCGACAGCTCGGGTCCAAGGTCGCGCTGAGCGTCGTACAGGTTCCGGGGGCGTACGGCGTCCGTGGTCCCGTACAGCTCCAGGCGGGAGTGCGGCGGCCCGGTGAAGTCGGGTACGTCGGTCTGGTCGAACTCCGTCACCTCGTTGATGCCGACCGTGGCGCTGTACGGGGCCAGGCCGTCGATCCGGATCAGCCCGGCGCGGCCGTTGGTGACCCGGATGTTCCAGTGGGTGAAGCGGGCGCCGAAGAGCGGACCCGCGCTCGCGTCCCCGCCGTGGCGGCCGTTGTTGACGACCGTGATGTCGGTACGGACGTTCGCGAAGGGCATCCCGCGATGCGAGTCGAAGGTACCCATGCGCATGTCACCGCGCGACCAGACGTTGTACGAGGACAGCCCCTCCACGTTGATGCCGTGGAGCTGGGTGTTCGCGGGGGCGGGTGTGGTGCGTTCCTCGATGGTGAAGCGGTCGACGAGGTTGTCGTGCGACCCCTCACGGCAGAAGTACGGGTGGTGCGAACCGCGCCCCGCGACCCGGGTGTTCCGCAGGGTGCAGGCGGAGGCGGCGACCAGCCCGAAGCCGTTGTCCATGTGCCGTACGACGATGTCGTCGGCCCAGCAGTCGTACGCGCACTGGAAGGTGACGCCGTTGTAGCCCTTGTCCAGGAGATGCGGGGACTGCGGGGTCTCGACGGCCTCCAGGGTGAGGCCCTCCACCCCGGATCCCGTCAGCGCCTCCACATGGGTGGTAAGACGCGGGTCCCACTCCGGGCGTACGTCGAGCGGAAGGGGCCGCTCCAGGGTGATGTGCCGGCCCCGCACGCGCGCGACGCGTACCGGCCACTCGTACGGGACGTAGCTGGTCAATTTTGTCTTGTCGTCCCAGACGTACGCCTCCGGGCCCGCGCCGTCGCCCGCCATGTGTTCCAGGAGAGTGTGGGCGGGGTCGTCCGCGAGGCGTAGAAGGACGAGGTCTCCGGGGGCGAGCCGGTCCGGGTCCGTGACGGTCACCGTCCAGGAGCCGCGGCGGGCCGGTTGGACCGTGGTGAGCGTCCGCCACTCGTCCCGTTCGTTGCCGGTCCAGCCCTCGAAAGGCCACTCTTCGGTACGGATGGCGTCCGTCAGGGTGGTGAAGCGGTCCGTGGGGCACAGCCAGATGAGTCCGCCCGCCCAGGACCAGGACGACTTGTCTCCGCCGTAACGCGACCCGTAGACACCGATCACCTCGGTGAGACTGCGGGTCGCGCGGAGTTTCGTACGGGTGCTGCCGGCGCCGCGCAGGACGACGTTCGAGCGTCCGATGTGGATCAGGCCGTCGAGGCGGTAGGTGCCGGGCGGGATGAGTACCGTGCCACCGCCGGCCCTTCCGGCAGCGGCGATGGCACGGTTGATCGCGGGTGCGGAGTCGGCCGAGCCGTCCGCCGTGGCGCCGTACGCGCGGACGTCGGCCACGGCGGCGGCGCCGGGGCTGCGGGGGAAGCGCGCCGCCCCGGCGCGTTGGCCGGCCCGGCCGATGTACGGGATCTGCGGGTGCGTGCAGGGGGTGCGGGCGAGCTCCCGCCAGAGTGCGGGCACCTGCGGGCGGGAGGTCGCGGCGGATGCGGGTGTGCCGCCGGTCGCGAGGCCCGCCACCACCGCTGTCGCACTGCCGAGCAGGGCCCGTCTCGTAAGGGTCCGTCTTGTGAGGGCCCGGCTCGTGCGTGCCCGGCTCGTGAGGGTCCGGCTCGTGCGTGCCCGGTGGGTGTTCTCCGCGCCACGGTCGCTCATGCCCGAACCGCCTTCCAGGGATGGGGATTCCATGGATGTGAACAATGTTCATAGGTGCGTTGGCGGTGAGCATGACACGGTGTCCGCACGGCGGGAAAGAGCCGTGCGGCGGTTGATTGGTATGGACTACCCCTACGGACTACCCACTCAGTCGGTCGGACGCTGTGTCAGGTGGCTGAACGCGTCCAGATTGCGCGTGGACTCGCCGCGTGACACCCGCCAGGCGTACTCCTTGCGGATCGCGGAGGCGAAACCGAGCTCCAGGAGGGTGTTGAAACTGCCGTCGGCGGCCTCCAGGACCGAACCGAGCAGCCGGTCGACCTCGTCGGCGGTGACCGCGCCGAGCGGCAGCTTGCCCGCCACGTAGATGTCACCGAGCGGGTCGACGGCGTACCCCACGCCGTAGAGCTTGAGGTTGCGCTCCAGGAGCCAGCGGTGCACGGCGCCCTCGTTCTCGTCCGGGTGCCGGACGACGAAGGCGTTCAGCGAGAGGGAGTGCCTGCCGACGATCAGCGAGACGGTCGTAGACAGCTTCCGGGTGCCTGGGAGTTTCACCACGAAGTGACCGGACTCCGGGCTCTCCCACTCCAGTTCGGCGTCCTTGAGGAACTCCTCGACAGTCCCCGCCGCCCGCTCCGCAGCCATCGTGTCAGCCATGGTGGGAGCGTACGTGACGGCGGTGTTCGTGCATGGCTGCCGTGTAGACGTCGGCCGTGGCCGCCGCCGCCGTGTCCCAGCCGAACGACTGGGCGTGCCAGGCGGCTGCCGCGCCCATCCGGTCGGGGAGCGCACGGTTGTCGGCGAAATCGCGCAGCACGCGCGCGTAGTCGACGGGATTGTGCCCGGACACCAGAAAGCCCGTCTCCTTGTGGCGGACCGCGACCGGCAGACCGCCCACCGCGGCGGCGAGCACCGGAGTACCGGCCGCCTGTGCCTCTATGGCGACGAGGCCGAACGACTCGCTGTAGGAGGGCATCACCAGGACGGACGCGGCCCGGAACCAGTCCGCGAGCTGCTCTTGGCCGACCGGCGGCCGGAAGCACACCACGTCGGCGATGCCCAGCCGGGCGGCGAGTTTCTGCAGTCCCTCGGGCTTGGCGAGGCCGCTGCCGCTCGGGCCGCCCACCACCGGGACGACGATGTTCGAGCGCAGCTCGGGGCGCTCCTCCAGGAGGACGGCGACCGCGCGCAGCAGCACGTCGGGCGCCTTCAGGGGCTGGATGCGGCCCGCGAAGAGCGGTATGAGGGCGTCCTGCGGGAGGCCGAGCCGCGCGCGGGCGGCGGCTCGTCCGTCGGCCGGGCGGAAGCGGTCGAGGTTCACGCCCGGGTGGACGACCGCGACCTTGTTCCGCTCGGCCTCGTAGTGGCGTATCAGCTCGTCGGCCTCTTCCGAGGTGTTGGCGATGAGCCGGTCGGCGGCGCGGACGATCTGGGTCTCGCCGATGACACGGGCGGCGGGCTCGGGGGTGTCGTCCTCGGCCAGGGCGGCGTTCTTGACCTTCGCCATGGTGTGCATCGCGTGCACGAGGGGGGCGCCCCAGCGCTCGGCGGCCAGCCAGCCGACCTGCCCGGAGAGCCAGTAGTGCGAGTGGACGAGGTCGTAGTACCCGGGGCGGTGGCCGGCCCAGGCCTGCATCACCCCGTGCGTGAACGCGCACAGCTGGGCGGGCAGGTCCTCCTTGGCGAGGCCTTCGTAGGGGCCGGCGTCGACGTGCCGGACCAGGACGCCGGGCGCGAGTTCCACCTTGGGCGGCAGGGCCCCGGTGGTGGCGCGCGTGAAGATCTCGACCTCGATGTTGATCGCGGCGAGGCGCTGGGCCAGCTCCACGATGTAGACGTTCATGCCGCCCGCGTCGCCCGTGCCCGGCTGGTGCAGTGGTGAGGTGTGCACGGAGAGCATCGCCACGCGGCGTGGCCTGCGGTGCAGGCGAAGCCTGGTCGAGGCCGCCGGCGAGCGGCGCCCGAGCCTGCTCACGTACTGGCTCACGTGGCGTTCCTCCTTCGTACGGACGTGCTGCGGGCATGCCGGTGGCGGGCGTAGAACGCCCTTCAAGTCCTGAACATCGGAAACCTCCGCGCCATTTCCTCTTTACCGAATCATTGCCGTTGGTCGCTCAACCGTTCGACCCTGAATCGCGTTCCGGGCCGGCGCTTTTCAGCGCGTCGGGCGGCTTGCGCTTTCGACCTGTCCGGCGGGCTGTGCTCTTCAGGCCTGTCGGGCGGCTTGCGCTGTTCGGCCCGTCCGGCGTTCGAGGACGAGGCCGTTCAGGCCGACAGCGGGGGCCCGGGGGCGGCAGCCCCGGACGTCCACACCGACCCGGAGTCCGCACCGCCCGCACCGCCTACCCTTGACCCCATGAACGCCCGCGCAGCGAAACCCGTGGGGACGGTGACGCGCGGGACCACCAACCCGAACCGCCTCCGCCGCATGGACCGCTGGATCGCGGCCACCCACGGCGCCGCACTGCGCCGCGCCGACGACCCCGTGGCGGTCGACCTCGGGTACGGCGCGGCCCCCTGGACCGCGGTCGAGCTGCTCCAGCGCCTGCGTACCGCCGCTCCACGCGCGCGCGTGGTGGGCGTCGAGATCGATCCGGCCCGGGTCGCCGCCGCGAAGCCGTACGAACGCGACGGCCTCCGTTTCCGGCACGGCGGCTTCGAGATCCCGCTGCCCGTACGGCCGACACTGATCCGCGCGGCGAACGTCCTGCGGCAGTACGAGGAGGCCGAGGTCGCCGCGGTGTGGGCCCGGCTGTGCGCGCGCCTGGCCCCGGCTGACGCGGGCTCGCGCGGCGGGCTCCTCGTCGAGGGCACGTGCGACGAGATCGGCCGCCGGCACGTGTGGATCGCGCTCGGCCCCGAGGGCCCCCGGACCGCCACGTTCGCCACCCGCCTCGGCTCCCTGGACCGCCCGTCCGACCTGGCCGAACGCCTCCCCAAGGCCCTCATCCACCACAACGTCCCGGGCGAGCCGGTGCACGCCTTCCTGCGCGACTTCGACCGCGCCTGGGCATCGGCCGCGCCGTACGCCTCGTACGGCGCCCGGCAGCGCTGGATCCGGGCGGTCCGCGATCTGACGGCCGACTGGCCGGTCGTGGACGGGGTGACGCGGTGGCGGCAGGGGGAAGTGACCGTGCGGTGGGAGGCGTTGGCGCCGGGCGCGTAGGACGCGACGGGGATGCGACGGGAACGATCTCGGTGAGTCGTTCGTCACATTGGCGGGGAACGCGAGGGAGATCACCACCGACCGGGCAGTGAGGGGGAGGGAAGGGGCGGAAGGGAAGCGGGAGTTGTTACCCGCCTCTGTCGTATTCCGCGCCGACATGGCACGATCCCCGGGGCGTTCCTAAGTTACTGACGGTAAATCAGTTTGGGGGTCGGTTCATGGGGACCGGTGTGCGGAGCGTGACCACTACGGCCATGGCCCTGGCCTGTGCGGCAGTCATACTGGCCGCGCCGGGGGTGGCCTACGCGGCCCCGACGCCGACACCCAGCCCGGCACCGACCCGGACGCCCGTCCCGACCCCGAGTCCAACACCCGTGAGCACCGCGGACCTTGAAGCGGTCCGCGTGAAGCTTGAAGGGCTGTACCACGACGCGGCGGTCGCCACGGACGCGTACAACCTCGCCGAGGAGCGGACCGAGAAGCAGTCCACGCAGATCGTCGGGCTCGCCCGCGAGATCGTCGAGGGCAAGGCCAGGCTGGTCGAGCTGAAGAAGCGGGTGGGCGCCGCCGCCCGCGCCCAGTACCGCGTCGGCGGACTGCCCGACCAGGCCCAGCTGATGCTCAGCGACGACCCGGAAGCCTTCCTCGACGGCGCGGGCCGGATCCGCCAGGGGGCACAAGCCACCAAGGGTCTGCTCGCCGAAATGCGGCGCACGCAGGAGGACTTGGAGCAGTACGCGCGCGACGCGGCGGCCCAGTGGACGAAGCTCGAGGCCAACCGCGAGGCGAAGGCCAAGGCCAAGAAGAAAATCAAGAAGCAGATCGCCGCCGCCGAGAAGCTCGAGTCCCAGCTGGAGAAGAGCGAGAAGGAGCGGCTGGCGAAGCTGGAGCAGCAGGCCGCGTACAAGGCGCAGACGACCTGGCTGGACTCCGGCATCCTCGACGAGATCAACGGAAAGGCCTCGGCCCAGGGCAAGAAGGCCGTGGAGTACGCGACGGCACAGATCGGCAAGCCGTACGAGTGGGGCGCCGAGGGGCCGAAGACGTTCGACTGCTCCGGGCTCACCTCACAGGCGTGGGCCGCCGCAGGACAGGGCATCCCGCGTACCTCGCAGGAGCAGTGGAAGCAGCTCGACCGCGTCGCCGTCGAGGCCATGCGCCCCGGCGACCTCATCATCTACAACGCCGACGCCAGTCATGTCGCGATGTACATCGGCGACGGCGCGATGGTCCACGCGCCGCGCCCCGGTCGTACGGTGACGATCGCGGGGGCGGGCTCGATGCCGATACTCGGCGTGGTCCGGCCGGGCAAGTGAGGTTCGCGCGGGGCGCGCGTCCTGCCTGACGCGCCCCCCGTCCGGCCCCCGACTCCGACTGCTCCCACCACCACCGCAATCGCCGTCGCCGCGCCGTCGCCGCAATCCCCGTCGCCCAGCCGTCGCCGCGCCATCGCCGCGGCGAACTACCGCAGCGACCTGCCACAGGGTCTTGCCGAGTGACTTGCTGAGTGACTTGCCGCACGTGACACGCGGCACGTTCGAGGCCGGCGCTAAACCGGTGGGGCGTGATGTACGTCATCCCGTACAAGCGCACATCCTGCCCAATTGCGGTACAGGATGCGGCATATGACGGCGGCCGTTTTCCCCGCGCGCGGGCTGCCACCATTCCTATGTGACGGCGCCTGACGCTATGGTCCCCGTCGGTGGATCGAGATCCCTCGACCCGCCATGCCCTCGGGGGGAGGGAAAGGAACCCAAGACGATGCCCGTACCCGTACCGCGGCAGAGAGCGATCCCCGCCGTGGAAGGTGGACAGGCTCACGCCGCGTCTCCATCCGGCGGACCGGCACAGGCCGCGCCCGCGTCCGGCGCCCTGTCCGGCCAGGAGCCGTCCTCGACGAGGCACGGCACCTCCGGCGACGCCTCCCACGGCGACCACGGCGCCACCGCCGACAGCGGTGCCGCCGTACAACGTGCTGATGCCGCACACAGCGGTGGTGCCGTGCACAGCGGTGATGTCCCATCCGGCGGTAGCGGTGGCGGTGGTGTCAACGGCACCGCTCCGCTGACGCTGCTCGTGATCGAGGACGATCCGGCCGGCGCGCTGACCCTGCCCGAACTGCGGGACGCCGCCGGCAGGCAGATCCGGGTCCGTACCGCCCGCAACCTCACCGAGGCCGAGCGGCTGCTCACCGACGACGTCCAGTGCGTCCTGCTCGACCTCGCGCTGCGGACACCCGCCCCCGCGATCACGTCCGAGGGGACGGCGGCCGAGCCGGAACCGGACGACGAGCTGGCCACGCTCAGGCACGTGCTGCGGCTCGCGCCCCGGCACGCCGTCCTGGCGCTCACGCCGGCCGAGGACACCGAGCGCGGCGCGGAAGCCGTACGCGTCGGCGCTCAGGACTATCTCTTCCGCGACGAGCTGGACAGCCGGCTGCTGAGCCGCGCGGTCCGCTACGCGGTGGAGCGCAAACGTTCCGACCGGGCCGAGCGACGGCTGACCGAGTCCAAGCTGCGCGCGCAGGAGAACGCACGCCTTGAGCGCGGGCTGCTGCCCACACCGCTTCTGGAGGGCTCCTCGCTGCGGTTCGCCGCGCGCTACCGGCCCGGCCGCTCGCGCGCGCTGCTCGGCGGCGACTTCTACGACACGGTCCGCACCCCCGACGGCACCGTCCACGCCATGATCGGCGACGTCTGCGGTCATGGCCCCGACGAGGCCGCGCTCGGCGTGGAGCTGCGGATCGCCTGGCGCGCGCTGACCCTGGCGGGCCTGTGCGGCGACCGGCTGCTGTCGACGCTCCAGCAGGTCCTGGAGCACGAGCGCGACAACGACGAGATCTTCGCGACGCTCTGCACGGTGGACATCGCACCGGACGGCCGCCGCGCGGGCCTGTGCCTGGCGGGCCATCCCGCCCCACTGATCTCGCGCCCGGCCCGCTCAAGGGCCCTGGTGG
This sequence is a window from Streptomyces ortus. Protein-coding genes within it:
- a CDS encoding glycosyl hydrolase family 28-related protein; translation: MESPSLEGGSGMSDRGAENTHRARTSRTLTSRARTSRALTRRTLTRRALLGSATAVVAGLATGGTPASAATSRPQVPALWRELARTPCTHPQIPYIGRAGQRAGAARFPRSPGAAAVADVRAYGATADGSADSAPAINRAIAAAGRAGGGTVLIPPGTYRLDGLIHIGRSNVVLRGAGSTRTKLRATRSLTEVIGVYGSRYGGDKSSWSWAGGLIWLCPTDRFTTLTDAIRTEEWPFEGWTGNERDEWRTLTTVQPARRGSWTVTVTDPDRLAPGDLVLLRLADDPAHTLLEHMAGDGAGPEAYVWDDKTKLTSYVPYEWPVRVARVRGRHITLERPLPLDVRPEWDPRLTTHVEALTGSGVEGLTLEAVETPQSPHLLDKGYNGVTFQCAYDCWADDIVVRHMDNGFGLVAASACTLRNTRVAGRGSHHPYFCREGSHDNLVDRFTIEERTTPAPANTQLHGINVEGLSSYNVWSRGDMRMGTFDSHRGMPFANVRTDITVVNNGRHGGDASAGPLFGARFTHWNIRVTNGRAGLIRIDGLAPYSATVGINEVTEFDQTDVPDFTGPPHSRLELYGTTDAVRPRNLYDAQRDLGPELSR
- a CDS encoding YbjN domain-containing protein, with product MADTMAAERAAGTVEEFLKDAELEWESPESGHFVVKLPGTRKLSTTVSLIVGRHSLSLNAFVVRHPDENEGAVHRWLLERNLKLYGVGYAVDPLGDIYVAGKLPLGAVTADEVDRLLGSVLEAADGSFNTLLELGFASAIRKEYAWRVSRGESTRNLDAFSHLTQRPTD
- the mshA gene encoding D-inositol-3-phosphate glycosyltransferase produces the protein MSQYVSRLGRRSPAASTRLRLHRRPRRVAMLSVHTSPLHQPGTGDAGGMNVYIVELAQRLAAINIEVEIFTRATTGALPPKVELAPGVLVRHVDAGPYEGLAKEDLPAQLCAFTHGVMQAWAGHRPGYYDLVHSHYWLSGQVGWLAAERWGAPLVHAMHTMAKVKNAALAEDDTPEPAARVIGETQIVRAADRLIANTSEEADELIRHYEAERNKVAVVHPGVNLDRFRPADGRAAARARLGLPQDALIPLFAGRIQPLKAPDVLLRAVAVLLEERPELRSNIVVPVVGGPSGSGLAKPEGLQKLAARLGIADVVCFRPPVGQEQLADWFRAASVLVMPSYSESFGLVAIEAQAAGTPVLAAAVGGLPVAVRHKETGFLVSGHNPVDYARVLRDFADNRALPDRMGAAAAWHAQSFGWDTAAAATADVYTAAMHEHRRHVRSHHG
- a CDS encoding class I SAM-dependent methyltransferase, producing the protein MNARAAKPVGTVTRGTTNPNRLRRMDRWIAATHGAALRRADDPVAVDLGYGAAPWTAVELLQRLRTAAPRARVVGVEIDPARVAAAKPYERDGLRFRHGGFEIPLPVRPTLIRAANVLRQYEEAEVAAVWARLCARLAPADAGSRGGLLVEGTCDEIGRRHVWIALGPEGPRTATFATRLGSLDRPSDLAERLPKALIHHNVPGEPVHAFLRDFDRAWASAAPYASYGARQRWIRAVRDLTADWPVVDGVTRWRQGEVTVRWEALAPGA
- a CDS encoding C40 family peptidase; this encodes MGTGVRSVTTTAMALACAAVILAAPGVAYAAPTPTPSPAPTRTPVPTPSPTPVSTADLEAVRVKLEGLYHDAAVATDAYNLAEERTEKQSTQIVGLAREIVEGKARLVELKKRVGAAARAQYRVGGLPDQAQLMLSDDPEAFLDGAGRIRQGAQATKGLLAEMRRTQEDLEQYARDAAAQWTKLEANREAKAKAKKKIKKQIAAAEKLESQLEKSEKERLAKLEQQAAYKAQTTWLDSGILDEINGKASAQGKKAVEYATAQIGKPYEWGAEGPKTFDCSGLTSQAWAAAGQGIPRTSQEQWKQLDRVAVEAMRPGDLIIYNADASHVAMYIGDGAMVHAPRPGRTVTIAGAGSMPILGVVRPGK
- a CDS encoding PP2C family protein-serine/threonine phosphatase produces the protein MPVPVPRQRAIPAVEGGQAHAASPSGGPAQAAPASGALSGQEPSSTRHGTSGDASHGDHGATADSGAAVQRADAAHSGGAVHSGDVPSGGSGGGGVNGTAPLTLLVIEDDPAGALTLPELRDAAGRQIRVRTARNLTEAERLLTDDVQCVLLDLALRTPAPAITSEGTAAEPEPDDELATLRHVLRLAPRHAVLALTPAEDTERGAEAVRVGAQDYLFRDELDSRLLSRAVRYAVERKRSDRAERRLTESKLRAQENARLERGLLPTPLLEGSSLRFAARYRPGRSRALLGGDFYDTVRTPDGTVHAMIGDVCGHGPDEAALGVELRIAWRALTLAGLCGDRLLSTLQQVLEHERDNDEIFATLCTVDIAPDGRRAGLCLAGHPAPLISRPARSRALVGADGAGDAGVPPVAELLPYENGGPALGLLPNARWPRQQVELGGEWSLMLYTDGLIEGRTGEGKERLGQDGMVDMVRRQLAQGLRGEELLRAAVNEVRDLNGGELTDDVAVLLLDRVA